One window of Magallana gigas chromosome 2, xbMagGiga1.1, whole genome shotgun sequence genomic DNA carries:
- the LOC105329862 gene encoding protein Fe65 homolog isoform X3, translating into MLKENKLLCKSAMMFYTTDHGYSNANMTHRRRNRTRKFNLNMSWYGTLYKRIKGSQKMWTLHHNPLHDPENTFLSFSNPNYRFEDQLKMKSSKLHKEAYHNDSNIYNEVDPSSMSLLDNKSVSDKYSNESEKQQLLGDLSVDSSSSSEEEETESENKELKQNMLKNEKNLMKKEEKNSQEGGKENGKKSTGFLEYYSMLESKAKEKSQSVSSDLDLELEWSGITSPVNQTKVKFDINSPDSGIHSDARSDDGSHVHGPVNEDIYSVVNKSSEPEGSEETTPTGDPPKEVVLPPGWEKCEDEEGAYYWHIKSGTIQREPPSPTTPDVKQTTLRSLSVKSTSSSGSTTNGSVPSSPSSVSSNTEEPLKAFEGHALQYAANSLQNMSAKLDAQSEPQKTEPHEKPVRFAVQSLGWVKIAEEDLTPERSSRAVNKCIVDLSFGRNDINDVVGRWGDGKDLYMDLDSDSLRLVDTQDFTTLNSQPIQSIRVWGVGRDNGRDFAYVARDKTTRKHMCHVFRCDTPARHIANTLRDICKKIMLERHIEQNAVVQRLSRPTDLPNLEKSNGQANGQKMSFQSLYNSISFPTPMEEPKKVIRCHYLGRERVSKPTGKNSSGTDILNNAIESVYSRIPPEKWMFVDVAIAPSTLTITERGKPENKIDDCRIRFLSFMGIAMENSKLGGFIMHGAEDQFYAHIFHCEPSAGPLCKTIEAACKLRFQKYLDAHGIQTPTPTQKNKSFGACFRHSVQSFVENLKSPVK; encoded by the exons atgctTAAAGAAAATAAGCTGTTGTGCAAGAGTGCCATGATGTTTTACACAACAGACCATGGGTATAGCAATGCAAACATGACTCATCGCCGAAGAAACCGAacaagaaaatttaatttaaatatgtcTTGGTATGGAACTTTATACAAACGAATTAAAGGATCTCAGAAAATGTGGACTCTGCATCATAATCCATTGCATG ATCCAGAGAACACTTTCTTGAGTTTTTCCAACCCCAACTACCGATTTGAAGACCAGCTTAAGATGAAATCCAGTAAACTGCACAAAGAAGCATACCACAATGACTCGAACATCTACAATGAAGTTGATCCATCTTCCATGTCTCTGTTAGACAATAAATCTGTGTCGGATAAATACTCCAACGAAAGTGAGAAACAGCAACTGCTTGGTGATTTGTCTGTGGACAGTTCATCCTCTTCAGAGGAGGAAGAAACTGAAAGTGAAAACAAGGAGCTAAAGCAGAATATGttgaaaaatgagaaaaatctgATGAAGAAGGAGGAGAAGAATTCACAGGAAGGAGGCAAGGAGAACGGAAAGAAATCAACTGGATTCCTGGAGTATTACTCCATGCTGGAGAGCAAAGCCAAGGAGAAGTCGCAATCCGTCTCATCCGACCTGGATCTGGAATTGGAATGGAGTGGAATTACGTCTCCAGTCAACCAAACCAAAGTCAA GTTTGACATAAATTCACCTGACAGTGGAATCCATTCGGATGCGAGATCAGATGATGGGTCACATGTCCATGGACCAGTCAATGAGGACATCTACTCTGTCGTCAACAAGTCCTCGGAACCGGAGGGCTCGGAGGAAACGACGCCAACAGGG GATCCACCAAAAGAAGTGGTGCTGCCCCCTGGCTGGGAGAAGTGTGAAGACGAGGAGGGGGCATACTACTGGCACATCAAGAGCGGTACCATCCAGAGGGAGCCACCCTCCCCCACCACCCCTGATGTCAAACAAACCACACTCAGATCACTCTCCGTCAAGAGTACttca AGTTCGGGGTCCACCACTAACGGATCTGTTCCTTCCAGTCCCTCTAGTGTGTCCTCAAACACGGAGGAGCCACTGAAGGCGTTTGAGGGGCATGCTCTACAATATGCCGCTAATTCACTACAAAACAT GTCTGCAAAGTTAGATGCACAATCAGAACCACAAAAGACAGAACCCCACGAGAAGCCTGTGCGGTTTGCGGTCCAGTCGCTGGGCTGGGTCAAGATAGCAGAGGAAGACCTGACCCCAGAGAGGAGCAGTCGAGCGGTCAACAAGTGTATCGTGGACCTGTCGTTTGGCAGGAACGACATCAATGATGTTGTCGGCAGATGGGGAGAT GGTAAGGATCTGTACATGGACCTGGACAGTGACAGTCTGAGACTGGTGGACACCCAGGACTTCACCACCCTCAACTCCCAGCCCATACAGTCCATCAGGGTGTGGGGGGTGGGCAGGGACAATGGCAG GGATTTTGCGTATGTGGCTCGCGACAAGACAacaagaaaacacatgtgtcaTGTGTTCCGCTGTGACACTCCGGCCCGCCACATCGCCAACACCCTGAGGGATATCTGTAAGAAGATCATGCTGGAGCGCCACATTGAACAGAATGCAGTGGTGCAGCGGTTAAGTCGCCCCACCGACCTCCCCAACCTGGAGAAATCCAATGGACAGGCCAACGGACAGAAGATGTCCTTCCAAAGTCTGTACAACA GTATTTCCTTCCCAACTCCAATGGAGGAACCGAAAAAAGTCATCCGCTGTCACTACCTGGGGAGGGAGAGGGTCTCTAAACCTACAGGTAAAAACTCCTCAG GTACTGACATACTTAATAATGCAATAGAGTCGGTGTATAGCCGGATTCCTCCAGAGAAGTGGATGTTTGTGGATGTGGCTATCGCTCCCTCCACTCTCACCATCACAGAACGCGGG aagcCAGAAAACAAGATAGATGACTGTCGCATTCGCTTTCTGTCATTCATGGGAATCGCCATGGAGAATTCCAA ATTGGGAGGATTCATCATGCATGGAGCGGAGGACCAGTTTTACGCCCACATATTCCACTGTGAACCCTCAGCAGGTCCACTCTGTAAAACAATAGAGGCGGCTTGTAAG TTgcgatttcaaaaatatctggATGCACATGGAATTCAGACTCCCACCCCCACACAGAAAAACAAG AGTTTTGGTGCTTGCTTTCGACATAGTGTTCAGAGTTTTGTGGAGAATCTGAAGTCTCCAGTCAAATAA
- the LOC105329862 gene encoding protein Fe65 homolog isoform X4: MAQSPNDPENTFLSFSNPNYRFEDQLKMKSSKLHKEAYHNDSNIYNEVDPSSMSLLDNKSVSDKYSNESEKQQLLGDLSVDSSSSSEEEETESENKELKQNMLKNEKNLMKKEEKNSQEGGKENGKKSTGFLEYYSMLESKAKEKSQSVSSDLDLELEWSGITSPVNQTKVKFDINSPDSGIHSDARSDDGSHVHGPVNEDIYSVVNKSSEPEGSEETTPTGDPPKEVVLPPGWEKCEDEEGAYYWHIKSGTIQREPPSPTTPDVKQTTLRSLSVKSTSSSGSTTNGSVPSSPSSVSSNTEEPLKAFEGHALQYAANSLQNMSAKLDAQSEPQKTEPHEKPVRFAVQSLGWVKIAEEDLTPERSSRAVNKCIVDLSFGRNDINDVVGRWGDGKDLYMDLDSDSLRLVDTQDFTTLNSQPIQSIRVWGVGRDNGRDFAYVARDKTTRKHMCHVFRCDTPARHIANTLRDICKKIMLERHIEQNAVVQRLSRPTDLPNLEKSNGQANGQKMSFQSLYNSISFPTPMEEPKKVIRCHYLGRERVSKPTGKNSSGTDILNNAIESVYSRIPPEKWMFVDVAIAPSTLTITERGKPENKIDDCRIRFLSFMGIAMENSKLGGFIMHGAEDQFYAHIFHCEPSAGPLCKTIEAACKLRFQKYLDAHGIQTPTPTQKNKLETIGETFKAGVKASAVGVQSGVKASLHGVQSVFSLLKNKVKSDQT, translated from the exons ATCCAGAGAACACTTTCTTGAGTTTTTCCAACCCCAACTACCGATTTGAAGACCAGCTTAAGATGAAATCCAGTAAACTGCACAAAGAAGCATACCACAATGACTCGAACATCTACAATGAAGTTGATCCATCTTCCATGTCTCTGTTAGACAATAAATCTGTGTCGGATAAATACTCCAACGAAAGTGAGAAACAGCAACTGCTTGGTGATTTGTCTGTGGACAGTTCATCCTCTTCAGAGGAGGAAGAAACTGAAAGTGAAAACAAGGAGCTAAAGCAGAATATGttgaaaaatgagaaaaatctgATGAAGAAGGAGGAGAAGAATTCACAGGAAGGAGGCAAGGAGAACGGAAAGAAATCAACTGGATTCCTGGAGTATTACTCCATGCTGGAGAGCAAAGCCAAGGAGAAGTCGCAATCCGTCTCATCCGACCTGGATCTGGAATTGGAATGGAGTGGAATTACGTCTCCAGTCAACCAAACCAAAGTCAA GTTTGACATAAATTCACCTGACAGTGGAATCCATTCGGATGCGAGATCAGATGATGGGTCACATGTCCATGGACCAGTCAATGAGGACATCTACTCTGTCGTCAACAAGTCCTCGGAACCGGAGGGCTCGGAGGAAACGACGCCAACAGGG GATCCACCAAAAGAAGTGGTGCTGCCCCCTGGCTGGGAGAAGTGTGAAGACGAGGAGGGGGCATACTACTGGCACATCAAGAGCGGTACCATCCAGAGGGAGCCACCCTCCCCCACCACCCCTGATGTCAAACAAACCACACTCAGATCACTCTCCGTCAAGAGTACttca AGTTCGGGGTCCACCACTAACGGATCTGTTCCTTCCAGTCCCTCTAGTGTGTCCTCAAACACGGAGGAGCCACTGAAGGCGTTTGAGGGGCATGCTCTACAATATGCCGCTAATTCACTACAAAACAT GTCTGCAAAGTTAGATGCACAATCAGAACCACAAAAGACAGAACCCCACGAGAAGCCTGTGCGGTTTGCGGTCCAGTCGCTGGGCTGGGTCAAGATAGCAGAGGAAGACCTGACCCCAGAGAGGAGCAGTCGAGCGGTCAACAAGTGTATCGTGGACCTGTCGTTTGGCAGGAACGACATCAATGATGTTGTCGGCAGATGGGGAGAT GGTAAGGATCTGTACATGGACCTGGACAGTGACAGTCTGAGACTGGTGGACACCCAGGACTTCACCACCCTCAACTCCCAGCCCATACAGTCCATCAGGGTGTGGGGGGTGGGCAGGGACAATGGCAG GGATTTTGCGTATGTGGCTCGCGACAAGACAacaagaaaacacatgtgtcaTGTGTTCCGCTGTGACACTCCGGCCCGCCACATCGCCAACACCCTGAGGGATATCTGTAAGAAGATCATGCTGGAGCGCCACATTGAACAGAATGCAGTGGTGCAGCGGTTAAGTCGCCCCACCGACCTCCCCAACCTGGAGAAATCCAATGGACAGGCCAACGGACAGAAGATGTCCTTCCAAAGTCTGTACAACA GTATTTCCTTCCCAACTCCAATGGAGGAACCGAAAAAAGTCATCCGCTGTCACTACCTGGGGAGGGAGAGGGTCTCTAAACCTACAGGTAAAAACTCCTCAG GTACTGACATACTTAATAATGCAATAGAGTCGGTGTATAGCCGGATTCCTCCAGAGAAGTGGATGTTTGTGGATGTGGCTATCGCTCCCTCCACTCTCACCATCACAGAACGCGGG aagcCAGAAAACAAGATAGATGACTGTCGCATTCGCTTTCTGTCATTCATGGGAATCGCCATGGAGAATTCCAA ATTGGGAGGATTCATCATGCATGGAGCGGAGGACCAGTTTTACGCCCACATATTCCACTGTGAACCCTCAGCAGGTCCACTCTGTAAAACAATAGAGGCGGCTTGTAAG TTgcgatttcaaaaatatctggATGCACATGGAATTCAGACTCCCACCCCCACACAGAAAAACAAG TTGGAGACTATAGGGGAGACATTCAAGGCCGGGGTCAAGGCCAGTGCCGTGGGGGTTCAGTCGGGGGTCAAGGCCAGCCTACATGGAGTTCAGTCTGTGTTCAGTTTACTCAAAAATAAAGTGAAGTCTGACCAGACGTGA
- the LOC105329862 gene encoding protein Fe65 homolog isoform X5 — MKSSKLHKEAYHNDSNIYNEVDPSSMSLLDNKSVSDKYSNESEKQQLLGDLSVDSSSSSEEEETESENKELKQNMLKNEKNLMKKEEKNSQEGGKENGKKSTGFLEYYSMLESKAKEKSQSVSSDLDLELEWSGITSPVNQTKVKFDINSPDSGIHSDARSDDGSHVHGPVNEDIYSVVNKSSEPEGSEETTPTGDPPKEVVLPPGWEKCEDEEGAYYWHIKSGTIQREPPSPTTPDVKQTTLRSLSVKSTSSSGSTTNGSVPSSPSSVSSNTEEPLKAFEGHALQYAANSLQNMSAKLDAQSEPQKTEPHEKPVRFAVQSLGWVKIAEEDLTPERSSRAVNKCIVDLSFGRNDINDVVGRWGDGKDLYMDLDSDSLRLVDTQDFTTLNSQPIQSIRVWGVGRDNGRDFAYVARDKTTRKHMCHVFRCDTPARHIANTLRDICKKIMLERHIEQNAVVQRLSRPTDLPNLEKSNGQANGQKMSFQSLYNSISFPTPMEEPKKVIRCHYLGRERVSKPTGKNSSGTDILNNAIESVYSRIPPEKWMFVDVAIAPSTLTITERGKPENKIDDCRIRFLSFMGIAMENSKLGGFIMHGAEDQFYAHIFHCEPSAGPLCKTIEAACKLRFQKYLDAHGIQTPTPTQKNKLETIGETFKAGVKASAVGVQSGVKASLHGVQSVFSLLKNKVKSDQT, encoded by the exons ATGAAATCCAGTAAACTGCACAAAGAAGCATACCACAATGACTCGAACATCTACAATGAAGTTGATCCATCTTCCATGTCTCTGTTAGACAATAAATCTGTGTCGGATAAATACTCCAACGAAAGTGAGAAACAGCAACTGCTTGGTGATTTGTCTGTGGACAGTTCATCCTCTTCAGAGGAGGAAGAAACTGAAAGTGAAAACAAGGAGCTAAAGCAGAATATGttgaaaaatgagaaaaatctgATGAAGAAGGAGGAGAAGAATTCACAGGAAGGAGGCAAGGAGAACGGAAAGAAATCAACTGGATTCCTGGAGTATTACTCCATGCTGGAGAGCAAAGCCAAGGAGAAGTCGCAATCCGTCTCATCCGACCTGGATCTGGAATTGGAATGGAGTGGAATTACGTCTCCAGTCAACCAAACCAAAGTCAA GTTTGACATAAATTCACCTGACAGTGGAATCCATTCGGATGCGAGATCAGATGATGGGTCACATGTCCATGGACCAGTCAATGAGGACATCTACTCTGTCGTCAACAAGTCCTCGGAACCGGAGGGCTCGGAGGAAACGACGCCAACAGGG GATCCACCAAAAGAAGTGGTGCTGCCCCCTGGCTGGGAGAAGTGTGAAGACGAGGAGGGGGCATACTACTGGCACATCAAGAGCGGTACCATCCAGAGGGAGCCACCCTCCCCCACCACCCCTGATGTCAAACAAACCACACTCAGATCACTCTCCGTCAAGAGTACttca AGTTCGGGGTCCACCACTAACGGATCTGTTCCTTCCAGTCCCTCTAGTGTGTCCTCAAACACGGAGGAGCCACTGAAGGCGTTTGAGGGGCATGCTCTACAATATGCCGCTAATTCACTACAAAACAT GTCTGCAAAGTTAGATGCACAATCAGAACCACAAAAGACAGAACCCCACGAGAAGCCTGTGCGGTTTGCGGTCCAGTCGCTGGGCTGGGTCAAGATAGCAGAGGAAGACCTGACCCCAGAGAGGAGCAGTCGAGCGGTCAACAAGTGTATCGTGGACCTGTCGTTTGGCAGGAACGACATCAATGATGTTGTCGGCAGATGGGGAGAT GGTAAGGATCTGTACATGGACCTGGACAGTGACAGTCTGAGACTGGTGGACACCCAGGACTTCACCACCCTCAACTCCCAGCCCATACAGTCCATCAGGGTGTGGGGGGTGGGCAGGGACAATGGCAG GGATTTTGCGTATGTGGCTCGCGACAAGACAacaagaaaacacatgtgtcaTGTGTTCCGCTGTGACACTCCGGCCCGCCACATCGCCAACACCCTGAGGGATATCTGTAAGAAGATCATGCTGGAGCGCCACATTGAACAGAATGCAGTGGTGCAGCGGTTAAGTCGCCCCACCGACCTCCCCAACCTGGAGAAATCCAATGGACAGGCCAACGGACAGAAGATGTCCTTCCAAAGTCTGTACAACA GTATTTCCTTCCCAACTCCAATGGAGGAACCGAAAAAAGTCATCCGCTGTCACTACCTGGGGAGGGAGAGGGTCTCTAAACCTACAGGTAAAAACTCCTCAG GTACTGACATACTTAATAATGCAATAGAGTCGGTGTATAGCCGGATTCCTCCAGAGAAGTGGATGTTTGTGGATGTGGCTATCGCTCCCTCCACTCTCACCATCACAGAACGCGGG aagcCAGAAAACAAGATAGATGACTGTCGCATTCGCTTTCTGTCATTCATGGGAATCGCCATGGAGAATTCCAA ATTGGGAGGATTCATCATGCATGGAGCGGAGGACCAGTTTTACGCCCACATATTCCACTGTGAACCCTCAGCAGGTCCACTCTGTAAAACAATAGAGGCGGCTTGTAAG TTgcgatttcaaaaatatctggATGCACATGGAATTCAGACTCCCACCCCCACACAGAAAAACAAG TTGGAGACTATAGGGGAGACATTCAAGGCCGGGGTCAAGGCCAGTGCCGTGGGGGTTCAGTCGGGGGTCAAGGCCAGCCTACATGGAGTTCAGTCTGTGTTCAGTTTACTCAAAAATAAAGTGAAGTCTGACCAGACGTGA
- the LOC105329862 gene encoding amyloid beta precursor protein binding family B member 2 isoform X1, whose product MLKENKLLCKSAMMFYTTDHGYSNANMTHRRRNRTRKFNLNMSWYGTLYKRIKGSQKMWTLHHNPLHDPENTFLSFSNPNYRFEDQLKMKSSKLHKEAYHNDSNIYNEVDPSSMSLLDNKSVSDKYSNESEKQQLLGDLSVDSSSSSEEEETESENKELKQNMLKNEKNLMKKEEKNSQEGGKENGKKSTGFLEYYSMLESKAKEKSQSVSSDLDLELEWSGITSPVNQTKVKFDINSPDSGIHSDARSDDGSHVHGPVNEDIYSVVNKSSEPEGSEETTPTGDPPKEVVLPPGWEKCEDEEGAYYWHIKSGTIQREPPSPTTPDVKQTTLRSLSVKSTSSSGSTTNGSVPSSPSSVSSNTEEPLKAFEGHALQYAANSLQNMSAKLDAQSEPQKTEPHEKPVRFAVQSLGWVKIAEEDLTPERSSRAVNKCIVDLSFGRNDINDVVGRWGDGKDLYMDLDSDSLRLVDTQDFTTLNSQPIQSIRVWGVGRDNGRDFAYVARDKTTRKHMCHVFRCDTPARHIANTLRDICKKIMLERHIEQNAVVQRLSRPTDLPNLEKSNGQANGQKMSFQSLYNSISFPTPMEEPKKVIRCHYLGRERVSKPTGKNSSGTDILNNAIESVYSRIPPEKWMFVDVAIAPSTLTITERGKPENKIDDCRIRFLSFMGIAMENSKLGGFIMHGAEDQFYAHIFHCEPSAGPLCKTIEAACKLRFQKYLDAHGIQTPTPTQKNKLETIGETFKAGVKASAVGVQSGVKASLHGVQSVFSLLKNKVKSDQT is encoded by the exons atgctTAAAGAAAATAAGCTGTTGTGCAAGAGTGCCATGATGTTTTACACAACAGACCATGGGTATAGCAATGCAAACATGACTCATCGCCGAAGAAACCGAacaagaaaatttaatttaaatatgtcTTGGTATGGAACTTTATACAAACGAATTAAAGGATCTCAGAAAATGTGGACTCTGCATCATAATCCATTGCATG ATCCAGAGAACACTTTCTTGAGTTTTTCCAACCCCAACTACCGATTTGAAGACCAGCTTAAGATGAAATCCAGTAAACTGCACAAAGAAGCATACCACAATGACTCGAACATCTACAATGAAGTTGATCCATCTTCCATGTCTCTGTTAGACAATAAATCTGTGTCGGATAAATACTCCAACGAAAGTGAGAAACAGCAACTGCTTGGTGATTTGTCTGTGGACAGTTCATCCTCTTCAGAGGAGGAAGAAACTGAAAGTGAAAACAAGGAGCTAAAGCAGAATATGttgaaaaatgagaaaaatctgATGAAGAAGGAGGAGAAGAATTCACAGGAAGGAGGCAAGGAGAACGGAAAGAAATCAACTGGATTCCTGGAGTATTACTCCATGCTGGAGAGCAAAGCCAAGGAGAAGTCGCAATCCGTCTCATCCGACCTGGATCTGGAATTGGAATGGAGTGGAATTACGTCTCCAGTCAACCAAACCAAAGTCAA GTTTGACATAAATTCACCTGACAGTGGAATCCATTCGGATGCGAGATCAGATGATGGGTCACATGTCCATGGACCAGTCAATGAGGACATCTACTCTGTCGTCAACAAGTCCTCGGAACCGGAGGGCTCGGAGGAAACGACGCCAACAGGG GATCCACCAAAAGAAGTGGTGCTGCCCCCTGGCTGGGAGAAGTGTGAAGACGAGGAGGGGGCATACTACTGGCACATCAAGAGCGGTACCATCCAGAGGGAGCCACCCTCCCCCACCACCCCTGATGTCAAACAAACCACACTCAGATCACTCTCCGTCAAGAGTACttca AGTTCGGGGTCCACCACTAACGGATCTGTTCCTTCCAGTCCCTCTAGTGTGTCCTCAAACACGGAGGAGCCACTGAAGGCGTTTGAGGGGCATGCTCTACAATATGCCGCTAATTCACTACAAAACAT GTCTGCAAAGTTAGATGCACAATCAGAACCACAAAAGACAGAACCCCACGAGAAGCCTGTGCGGTTTGCGGTCCAGTCGCTGGGCTGGGTCAAGATAGCAGAGGAAGACCTGACCCCAGAGAGGAGCAGTCGAGCGGTCAACAAGTGTATCGTGGACCTGTCGTTTGGCAGGAACGACATCAATGATGTTGTCGGCAGATGGGGAGAT GGTAAGGATCTGTACATGGACCTGGACAGTGACAGTCTGAGACTGGTGGACACCCAGGACTTCACCACCCTCAACTCCCAGCCCATACAGTCCATCAGGGTGTGGGGGGTGGGCAGGGACAATGGCAG GGATTTTGCGTATGTGGCTCGCGACAAGACAacaagaaaacacatgtgtcaTGTGTTCCGCTGTGACACTCCGGCCCGCCACATCGCCAACACCCTGAGGGATATCTGTAAGAAGATCATGCTGGAGCGCCACATTGAACAGAATGCAGTGGTGCAGCGGTTAAGTCGCCCCACCGACCTCCCCAACCTGGAGAAATCCAATGGACAGGCCAACGGACAGAAGATGTCCTTCCAAAGTCTGTACAACA GTATTTCCTTCCCAACTCCAATGGAGGAACCGAAAAAAGTCATCCGCTGTCACTACCTGGGGAGGGAGAGGGTCTCTAAACCTACAGGTAAAAACTCCTCAG GTACTGACATACTTAATAATGCAATAGAGTCGGTGTATAGCCGGATTCCTCCAGAGAAGTGGATGTTTGTGGATGTGGCTATCGCTCCCTCCACTCTCACCATCACAGAACGCGGG aagcCAGAAAACAAGATAGATGACTGTCGCATTCGCTTTCTGTCATTCATGGGAATCGCCATGGAGAATTCCAA ATTGGGAGGATTCATCATGCATGGAGCGGAGGACCAGTTTTACGCCCACATATTCCACTGTGAACCCTCAGCAGGTCCACTCTGTAAAACAATAGAGGCGGCTTGTAAG TTgcgatttcaaaaatatctggATGCACATGGAATTCAGACTCCCACCCCCACACAGAAAAACAAG TTGGAGACTATAGGGGAGACATTCAAGGCCGGGGTCAAGGCCAGTGCCGTGGGGGTTCAGTCGGGGGTCAAGGCCAGCCTACATGGAGTTCAGTCTGTGTTCAGTTTACTCAAAAATAAAGTGAAGTCTGACCAGACGTGA